One genomic window of Providencia hangzhouensis includes the following:
- a CDS encoding cupin domain-containing protein, translated as MSTHSHDQYRENVAGRADVADTPELVAYYQELDALKTGALWTVANKIEPWQPKSSSVPVLWRYRDLREHVLRSVELVTPEKAGRRVIYLNNPGRQEVAAAVGWLYSGLQVMHPGEAASAHAHSSSALRFIMEGRGAYTIVEGQKMMLEANDFVLTPNGTWHEHGVAEDGLPCIWQDGLDIPLVNAMEAGFYKVHPDLHQAQTRPIDYPVGMWGGTALRPHDIGWDKPYSPLFKYQWGPTYEALCRAAKAADGSVFDDVLMHYTNPLTGGPVMPTIGASMQLLRPGFVGKAHRHTGSFIYQVAKGQGYSVINGQRFDWQERDIFCVPSWMFHEHVNTSQTEDACLFCFNDLPVMHSLGLYYEEALVENDGHQKVVT; from the coding sequence ATGAGTACACACTCCCATGACCAATACCGAGAAAATGTGGCAGGGCGTGCCGATGTGGCAGATACCCCTGAGCTAGTGGCGTATTACCAAGAACTAGATGCGTTGAAGACAGGTGCATTATGGACGGTCGCAAACAAGATTGAACCGTGGCAACCCAAATCAAGCTCAGTTCCTGTGTTGTGGCGCTACCGTGATTTACGCGAACATGTGTTGCGCTCAGTTGAACTGGTGACCCCAGAAAAAGCGGGGCGTCGCGTGATCTATCTGAATAATCCCGGCCGCCAAGAAGTGGCTGCTGCAGTAGGTTGGCTATACTCAGGTTTACAAGTCATGCATCCGGGAGAAGCCGCTTCGGCTCATGCCCACTCATCCTCAGCATTGCGTTTTATTATGGAAGGGCGTGGGGCATATACCATTGTCGAAGGGCAAAAAATGATGCTAGAAGCCAACGACTTTGTACTGACGCCGAATGGGACATGGCATGAACACGGCGTTGCGGAAGATGGTTTACCTTGTATCTGGCAAGATGGATTAGATATCCCGTTAGTCAATGCCATGGAAGCTGGGTTTTACAAAGTGCATCCTGACTTGCATCAAGCACAAACACGACCTATCGATTACCCCGTTGGTATGTGGGGAGGAACCGCATTACGTCCTCACGATATCGGCTGGGATAAACCTTATTCACCATTATTTAAATACCAATGGGGGCCAACCTACGAGGCGTTGTGCCGTGCAGCGAAGGCAGCGGATGGCTCAGTATTTGATGATGTTTTGATGCACTACACTAACCCGCTCACAGGAGGACCTGTGATGCCAACCATTGGAGCGAGTATGCAATTACTGCGTCCGGGCTTTGTTGGTAAAGCTCATCGCCATACGGGAAGTTTTATTTATCAAGTAGCGAAAGGGCAAGGGTACTCCGTGATCAATGGGCAACGCTTTGATTGGCAAGAGCGTGATATTTTCTGTGTGCCATCGTGGATGTTCCATGAACATGTGAATACCTCACAAACCGAAGATGCTTGTTTGTTTTGCTTTAATGATTTACCCGTAATGCACTCTTTGGGGCTCTATTATGAAGAGGCTCTAGTAGAAAATGACGGTCACCAGAAAGTCGTTACCTAG
- a CDS encoding indolepyruvate ferredoxin oxidoreductase subunit alpha — translation MAERSFVQEVQKLRQGQGETFSGEGILAVTKALLESGVSYVAGYQGAPISHLMDVLADAQDILSEYGIRFENSASEATAAATLAASVNYPLRGAVTFKATVGTNVASDALANLASGGVLGGALIIVGEDYGEGSSIMQERSHAFAMKSQMWLLDPRPNLPSIVQAVKDGFELSEASNTPVMLQMRIRSCHVHGQFVCADNQRPKFTVKDALENPTRDVSRIVLPPASFLHEKEKIEARWPAAIKFIQQHELNEFFSEDSDDVGIALQGGCYNTLIRALNQLGLADVFGNSQIPLYVMNVAYPLIDDEFERFCRHKKAILVLEEGQPNFVEQNVANILRQRKIDIALHGKDMLPMAGEYNTATVLAGLRSFFECYGKIAPQVKAAAKQIRIPTINIATQKSEESLPEYVNAAEPTLDESVHARPPGFCTGCPERPIFTAMKLVERELGEHHVSADIGCHLFSILPPFNLGNTTMGYGLGGAGAAALNAKAGKRAISVMGDGGFWHNGLTSGIANSVFNRSDNLTIVVDNSYTSATGGQDILSSTALNPTRSTGHEIEKAVKGVGVNWVKTIKHTYDLKTMTNTLREALTTDEQGPKVLIAQSECMLNKQRREKKKVRSDVAAGKRVVRERFGVDPDTCTGDHSCIRLSGCPSLSIKPSQDPLRTDPVATVMDSCVGCGLCGEVSHAAVLCPSFFKAQIITNPNGWDKLRHRVRGWFIGYLQRRDARRREQFSF, via the coding sequence ATGGCTGAGCGATCGTTTGTACAAGAAGTTCAAAAATTACGGCAAGGGCAAGGTGAAACCTTCAGTGGTGAAGGGATCCTTGCTGTTACAAAAGCGCTATTAGAGTCGGGTGTATCTTATGTTGCGGGATATCAAGGTGCTCCTATCTCCCATTTGATGGATGTCCTTGCTGACGCACAAGATATTTTATCTGAATATGGTATTCGCTTTGAAAATAGCGCAAGTGAAGCAACTGCAGCGGCAACCTTAGCAGCCTCAGTTAATTATCCACTACGTGGAGCTGTGACTTTTAAAGCAACAGTGGGGACGAATGTCGCATCTGATGCCTTAGCTAACTTAGCTTCGGGTGGTGTGTTAGGTGGTGCTTTAATTATTGTTGGTGAAGACTATGGTGAGGGCTCTTCTATTATGCAAGAGCGTAGCCATGCTTTTGCGATGAAATCGCAGATGTGGTTGCTTGACCCTCGGCCCAATTTACCGTCTATCGTTCAAGCCGTGAAAGATGGTTTTGAGCTCTCTGAAGCCAGTAATACACCCGTTATGTTACAAATGCGTATTCGTTCTTGTCACGTTCACGGGCAATTTGTTTGCGCAGATAATCAGCGCCCTAAATTTACCGTCAAAGATGCGCTTGAGAACCCAACTCGAGACGTCAGTCGCATAGTATTACCCCCTGCTAGTTTCTTACATGAAAAAGAAAAAATAGAAGCTCGCTGGCCCGCTGCAATTAAATTTATTCAACAACATGAGTTAAATGAATTTTTTTCAGAAGACTCGGATGATGTTGGAATTGCGCTACAAGGCGGTTGTTACAACACGTTGATCCGCGCATTAAATCAGCTAGGGCTAGCGGATGTTTTTGGTAATAGCCAAATTCCTTTATATGTGATGAATGTGGCTTATCCATTGATTGACGATGAATTTGAACGCTTTTGTCGTCATAAAAAAGCCATTCTAGTTTTGGAAGAAGGCCAGCCAAATTTTGTTGAGCAAAATGTGGCGAATATTTTGCGTCAACGCAAGATTGATATTGCCCTGCATGGTAAGGATATGCTGCCAATGGCGGGGGAATATAATACTGCAACAGTGCTTGCGGGTTTACGTTCGTTTTTTGAATGCTATGGAAAGATAGCTCCACAAGTCAAAGCGGCTGCAAAACAGATTCGTATTCCAACGATTAATATTGCCACTCAAAAATCTGAAGAATCTTTACCTGAATACGTGAATGCAGCAGAGCCAACATTAGATGAATCTGTCCATGCGCGCCCACCAGGGTTTTGCACAGGTTGCCCCGAAAGGCCTATTTTTACTGCGATGAAGTTGGTGGAGCGTGAATTAGGCGAACATCATGTAAGTGCGGATATCGGCTGTCATTTATTTTCTATTCTACCGCCCTTTAATTTGGGGAATACCACCATGGGCTATGGGCTAGGAGGCGCAGGGGCTGCGGCTTTGAATGCAAAGGCTGGGAAACGCGCGATTTCAGTGATGGGAGATGGGGGGTTCTGGCATAACGGTTTAACCAGTGGTATTGCCAATAGTGTTTTTAACCGTAGCGATAACTTAACTATTGTGGTTGATAACAGCTATACCTCTGCGACAGGAGGGCAAGATATTCTCTCTTCGACAGCGTTGAATCCAACCCGTAGTACTGGTCATGAAATTGAAAAAGCGGTGAAAGGGGTGGGTGTTAATTGGGTGAAAACCATTAAACACACCTATGACTTAAAAACCATGACAAATACGTTACGTGAAGCTTTAACAACCGATGAGCAAGGGCCCAAGGTTCTGATTGCGCAAAGCGAATGTATGTTGAACAAACAACGCCGCGAAAAGAAAAAAGTGCGTAGTGATGTTGCCGCAGGCAAACGAGTGGTACGTGAGCGTTTTGGTGTCGACCCTGATACCTGTACGGGGGATCACTCTTGTATTCGTTTATCTGGTTGCCCGTCTTTATCAATTAAACCAAGCCAAGACCCATTAAGAACAGACCCGGTTGCAACAGTGATGGATAGCTGTGTCGGTTGTGGGCTATGTGGTGAAGTCTCTCACGCTGCTGTCTTGTGCCCTTCTTTTTTTAAAGCTCAAATTATTACTAACCCTAATGGCTGGGACAAATTGCGCCATCGTGTACGCGGTTGGTTTATTGGCTATTTACAGCGTCGTGACGCACGTCGTCGTGAACAATTTAGTTTCTAA
- a CDS encoding indolepyruvate oxidoreductase subunit beta family protein: protein MNSLSTALPSTKVALQPIKIAILAMGGEGGGVLADWVVNLSEENGYFAQTTSVPGVAQRTGATIYYVELFPGADNPQTPSPVLALMPMPGDVDVVLASELMEAGRAVQRGFVTPERTTLISSTHRVYSIAEKSAMGDGRVDSQALIRHTAASARQFIHFDMAQAAQESGSVISAVLFGALFGSGVLPFSRAQFEETIVRGGVGVKPSLRAFTLGAEKATKPEDAYQPESTKNTVYSPKNKQVSQLLARIQHEFSPHVQYLVTEGTRRLIDYQDPAYATLYLDRLNNLFAQDGGQDERLQRALARHLALWMSYEDTIRVADLKIRDSRFSRVRNEVQAKDNQLLEINEFMHPRIEEICETLPKNLGRWLMRPHWLHKALRKMTEKGRTITTSSLLGFLQLYLLAAWRKGRRSTLRYQLETQRIEKWLAAVIKAAKANPALATEITECQRVVKGYSDTHARGLRNFKILMDIVAQQGNKLTPINLRELREAALADEHGKELEKCRQRLAMN, encoded by the coding sequence ATGAATTCTTTATCAACTGCATTACCATCAACAAAAGTCGCATTACAGCCGATTAAAATTGCCATTTTAGCCATGGGCGGCGAAGGCGGTGGAGTACTTGCCGACTGGGTTGTCAACCTAAGTGAAGAAAACGGTTATTTTGCTCAAACGACTTCAGTGCCTGGCGTGGCACAGCGCACGGGGGCAACAATTTATTATGTGGAATTATTCCCAGGTGCTGATAACCCACAAACGCCTTCTCCTGTATTAGCGCTTATGCCGATGCCCGGTGATGTTGATGTTGTTTTGGCCTCTGAATTAATGGAAGCAGGCAGAGCAGTACAGCGCGGCTTTGTTACCCCAGAGCGCACAACATTGATCAGTTCAACACACCGTGTTTACTCTATCGCGGAAAAATCAGCCATGGGTGATGGGCGAGTCGATAGCCAAGCATTAATTCGCCACACTGCGGCATCTGCGCGTCAGTTTATTCACTTTGATATGGCACAAGCAGCACAAGAAAGTGGCAGTGTGATTAGTGCTGTTTTATTTGGTGCGCTGTTTGGTTCCGGTGTTTTACCATTTAGCCGCGCACAATTTGAAGAAACGATTGTACGTGGGGGCGTTGGCGTAAAACCAAGTTTGCGAGCTTTTACATTAGGGGCAGAAAAAGCGACTAAACCCGAAGATGCATATCAGCCGGAGTCCACAAAGAACACCGTATATTCACCAAAAAATAAGCAGGTATCGCAACTATTAGCTCGTATCCAACATGAATTCTCTCCTCATGTGCAGTATCTCGTGACTGAAGGGACTCGCCGACTTATAGACTACCAAGACCCTGCCTATGCCACTTTATATTTGGATCGCCTCAATAACCTCTTTGCGCAAGATGGCGGGCAAGATGAGCGTTTGCAACGTGCGCTTGCACGCCACTTAGCCCTTTGGATGTCCTATGAAGACACCATCCGAGTGGCTGACCTTAAAATTCGTGATAGCCGCTTTTCTCGCGTTCGCAATGAAGTACAGGCAAAAGATAATCAATTATTGGAGATCAATGAATTTATGCATCCAAGAATTGAAGAAATTTGCGAAACGCTTCCCAAAAATTTAGGTCGTTGGTTAATGCGTCCACATTGGTTACACAAAGCGCTTCGCAAAATGACCGAAAAGGGGCGCACGATCACTACCAGTTCTTTATTAGGTTTTTTACAGTTGTATCTATTAGCCGCATGGCGAAAAGGCCGACGTTCGACGTTACGTTATCAACTAGAAACGCAGCGCATTGAAAAGTGGTTAGCTGCTGTAATTAAAGCAGCGAAAGCTAACCCTGCACTTGCAACCGAAATTACCGAATGCCAACGCGTGGTTAAGGGGTATAGCGACACTCATGCGAGAGGGTTGCGTAATTTTAAAATCTTAATGGACATCGTTGCGCAGCAAGGTAACAAACTCACCCCCATTAATTTACGTGAACTGCGTGAAGCCGCATTGGCTGATGAACATGGGAAAGAATTGGAAAAATGCCGTCAACGTTTAGCTATGAATTAA
- a CDS encoding bifunctional salicylyl-CoA 5-hydroxylase/oxidoreductase, which translates to MNIVCIGGGPAGLYFGLLMKLQNPKNRVVVVERNRPYDTFGWGVVFSDATLSNLRQADPVSAKTISAEFSHWDDIDVHFKGVCNRSGGHGFIGIGRKKLLNILQDRCVELGVELVFETQVTDDQAIAREYQADLLIASDGINSTVRTRYENVFKPDIDPRRCRFVWLGTKKIFDAFTFLFAKNEHGWFQVHAYQFQEGLSTFIVETTEETWLKAGIDQMSQEDGIAYCEKLFAPWLDGEKLIANAAHLRGAAIWIRFPRVICGNWVHWTQPTQGKDVPVVLMGDAAHTAHFSIGSGTKLALEDAIELCESLKTSGGDLRKGLEHYQKVRSVEVLKIQNAARNSTEWFENVCRYENLAPEQFAYSLLTRSQRISHENLRVRDAVWLENYEQWFAEQTGVTSKAKVPPMLTPYHVRGITLNNRVVASPTLLYCANQGIPDDFHLVHLGSRALGGVGLVMTEMTAIAPDARVTKGCVGIWNDEQVTAWQRVTDFIHQKTDAKIGIQLGHAGRRGSTQRGWEKENHPMDADNWPLVSASALPYLPNISQTPVELSEAQMTTVIDQFVAAAKRAETAGFDWLELQAGHGYLLSSFISPLTNQRTDNYGGTLENRLRFPLAVISAVRQVWSKPLSVRISSTDWVDGGTTVDDAVEIGRAMKQAGADMIDCSSGEVSPQQQPVYGRMYQTPMADRIRNEAGIPVIAVGAITDADQVNSIIAAGRADLCALSRPLLSDPAWVLHECARYGWETRWPAPYEYGRQQLVQSLKSR; encoded by the coding sequence ATGAATATTGTGTGTATTGGCGGTGGTCCCGCAGGGCTTTATTTCGGGTTGCTGATGAAACTACAGAACCCAAAGAACCGTGTAGTGGTGGTGGAACGTAATCGTCCTTATGACACTTTTGGCTGGGGAGTGGTATTTTCTGATGCCACGCTCAGTAATTTGCGCCAAGCGGACCCAGTTTCTGCCAAAACGATTTCTGCAGAATTTAGTCACTGGGATGATATCGATGTGCACTTTAAAGGTGTATGTAACCGCAGCGGTGGTCATGGGTTTATCGGCATTGGGCGTAAAAAATTACTCAATATATTACAAGACCGTTGTGTGGAATTGGGGGTGGAGCTGGTATTCGAAACCCAAGTAACGGATGACCAAGCGATTGCTCGTGAGTACCAAGCTGATTTGCTTATCGCTTCTGATGGCATTAATAGTACGGTGCGTACGCGTTATGAAAACGTATTTAAACCAGATATTGACCCACGTCGTTGCCGTTTTGTTTGGCTAGGTACAAAGAAGATTTTTGACGCCTTTACCTTCTTATTCGCTAAAAATGAGCACGGATGGTTTCAAGTTCATGCCTATCAATTTCAAGAAGGGTTATCGACCTTTATTGTGGAGACGACGGAAGAAACCTGGCTTAAAGCCGGTATTGACCAAATGTCTCAAGAGGATGGCATCGCTTATTGTGAAAAACTATTTGCGCCGTGGCTTGATGGTGAAAAACTGATTGCTAACGCAGCGCATTTACGTGGTGCCGCAATTTGGATCCGCTTCCCTCGGGTCATTTGTGGAAATTGGGTGCATTGGACGCAGCCCACACAAGGTAAAGACGTTCCCGTAGTATTGATGGGAGATGCCGCTCATACCGCCCATTTCTCTATTGGCTCTGGAACTAAATTAGCACTAGAAGATGCTATCGAGCTGTGTGAAAGCTTGAAAACTTCAGGGGGTGATTTACGTAAAGGGCTTGAGCATTACCAGAAGGTTCGCAGTGTCGAAGTTCTGAAAATTCAGAATGCGGCACGCAATTCGACAGAATGGTTTGAAAATGTCTGTCGTTATGAAAATTTAGCACCAGAGCAATTTGCCTACTCTCTCTTAACGCGTTCACAGCGTATATCTCATGAAAATTTGCGCGTGCGTGATGCTGTATGGTTGGAAAACTATGAGCAGTGGTTTGCGGAACAAACAGGTGTGACTTCAAAGGCAAAAGTGCCCCCTATGCTGACACCTTATCATGTACGAGGTATCACTCTTAATAACCGCGTGGTCGCGTCACCAACATTGTTGTATTGCGCTAATCAGGGTATACCCGATGATTTTCATTTGGTACATCTGGGAAGCCGCGCATTAGGTGGTGTGGGTCTAGTGATGACTGAAATGACGGCTATAGCCCCCGATGCCCGTGTGACAAAAGGCTGTGTCGGTATTTGGAATGACGAGCAAGTTACTGCTTGGCAACGTGTGACTGATTTTATTCATCAAAAAACGGATGCCAAAATTGGCATTCAATTAGGCCATGCAGGGCGTCGTGGTTCAACTCAGCGAGGGTGGGAGAAAGAAAATCACCCAATGGATGCAGATAACTGGCCGTTAGTTTCTGCTTCAGCGTTGCCTTATTTACCGAATATCTCACAAACTCCGGTAGAGCTATCCGAGGCACAAATGACTACGGTGATTGACCAATTTGTTGCTGCAGCAAAACGAGCAGAAACGGCTGGTTTTGACTGGCTTGAACTGCAAGCCGGGCACGGTTATTTGCTGTCGAGCTTTATTTCTCCATTAACTAATCAGCGTACAGATAACTACGGTGGAACGTTAGAAAATCGCTTACGTTTTCCGTTAGCTGTCATTAGTGCTGTGCGTCAGGTGTGGTCAAAACCTTTGAGTGTACGTATTTCATCGACGGATTGGGTGGATGGCGGGACTACGGTTGATGACGCGGTGGAAATTGGCCGTGCAATGAAGCAAGCGGGCGCAGATATGATTGACTGCTCTTCAGGTGAAGTGTCACCGCAACAGCAACCGGTCTATGGTCGGATGTACCAAACACCAATGGCAGACCGTATTCGTAATGAAGCTGGAATACCGGTTATTGCCGTAGGTGCTATTACTGATGCTGACCAAGTCAACAGCATTATTGCCGCTGGGCGGGCGGATTTATGTGCTTTATCTCGGCCATTACTTTCTGACCCTGCATGGGTCTTACATGAATGTGCGCGTTATGGGTGGGAAACTCGTTGGCCGGCACCGTATGAATATGGGCGTCAGCAACTCGTTCAATCCTTGAAGTCGCGTTAA
- a CDS encoding SphA family protein — translation MMKKTTIGKLVAGSCLSIFSFGAIATEGGGLGVYPDGLENFMSGALPPQGVHVLVYGGNAHYDSIRDNKGDKIPVPGFSVNVNVLAPRLIWVTDQKVFGGDLAFHTIVPLLDVTAKAAGQKDTSRGLGDITFGPALGFHPSADLHYVVGLDAYAPTGKYSKTDPSSLGKNYWALQPVWAISYIPPVGVNADLKMMYDFNFRNNDTKTRSGQAFHADYALGWGFGNGWVAGIGGYAFWQTTDDSGPNSAQGKARAYSIGPSIRYANPQGWLFTAKWEKDFEVRNRPEGSQIYLKASIPF, via the coding sequence ATGATGAAAAAAACAACAATCGGTAAGCTTGTAGCAGGTTCGTGTCTCAGCATATTTTCGTTTGGTGCGATTGCCACCGAAGGTGGCGGTTTAGGGGTATACCCCGATGGGCTAGAAAACTTTATGTCAGGTGCATTGCCACCACAAGGGGTACATGTACTGGTGTATGGTGGAAATGCGCATTATGACAGTATTCGCGATAACAAAGGCGATAAGATCCCTGTTCCGGGGTTTAGCGTCAATGTGAATGTACTCGCTCCTCGACTTATTTGGGTAACTGACCAAAAAGTCTTTGGTGGTGATCTGGCTTTTCATACAATTGTGCCATTATTGGATGTGACTGCAAAAGCGGCGGGGCAAAAAGATACCAGCCGCGGCCTCGGTGATATTACATTTGGCCCCGCATTAGGGTTTCATCCATCAGCCGATTTGCATTATGTGGTTGGGCTAGATGCGTATGCTCCAACAGGTAAATACAGCAAAACAGACCCATCAAGTTTAGGTAAGAATTATTGGGCGCTGCAACCAGTTTGGGCAATCAGTTATATTCCACCTGTTGGTGTAAATGCGGATTTGAAGATGATGTATGACTTTAACTTCCGCAATAACGATACGAAAACACGTTCAGGGCAAGCATTTCACGCTGATTATGCACTAGGTTGGGGGTTCGGCAATGGTTGGGTGGCAGGTATTGGGGGCTATGCATTTTGGCAAACGACAGATGATAGCGGACCAAATTCAGCTCAAGGAAAAGCTCGAGCCTATTCTATTGGGCCTTCAATTCGCTATGCTAACCCGCAAGGGTGGCTATTTACTGCTAAATGGGAAAAGGATTTTGAAGTTAGAAACCGTCCAGAAGGTTCCCAAATTTATTTGAAGGCATCGATACCTTTTTAA
- a CDS encoding AraC family transcriptional regulator: protein MLSNSWSHSSASQIENQLCSSERLLFTSADPEEIKSMVGRVMKPHQFNLLNPHQRLDARMHYIPMGDISLSRLRYGADVSIIPGQLQDFFLVQMPLSGTAVIESGGKCIESTPQMASLLSPEESTIMRWNSDNDQFMLRISRSLLERSLVGQLGHTLDKPLVFELGFAWQSCIAWRTLMNYLIECATRAPDLLQHKLITTQVEQLVSVTLLSTQGHNYIEDSGMRRSTIRPRHVRRVQEYLEAHAHEPITVEQLAHIAGVSLRSLYAGFKEFLDISPMQYLRDLRMERVRAELLSGEATSVTGVALRWGFAHMGRFSADYKQRYGETPSQSMKKA from the coding sequence ATGTTGAGCAACTCGTGGTCCCATTCATCTGCATCTCAGATTGAAAATCAGCTCTGTTCTTCAGAGCGTTTATTATTTACCTCAGCTGACCCTGAAGAGATTAAATCGATGGTTGGTCGAGTCATGAAGCCACATCAATTTAACTTACTTAATCCACATCAACGCCTTGATGCTCGTATGCACTATATTCCTATGGGGGATATTTCTCTAAGCCGCTTACGCTATGGTGCCGATGTCTCCATTATTCCAGGGCAACTACAGGACTTTTTTTTGGTTCAAATGCCTCTATCAGGTACAGCAGTCATCGAAAGTGGTGGAAAATGTATTGAATCAACTCCTCAGATGGCCTCACTTCTTAGCCCTGAAGAATCAACAATAATGCGTTGGAATAGCGATAACGATCAATTTATGTTACGTATTTCCCGTTCTTTACTCGAAAGATCCTTAGTAGGCCAACTAGGGCATACTTTAGATAAACCGTTAGTTTTTGAGTTGGGTTTTGCTTGGCAATCTTGCATTGCATGGCGCACTTTAATGAATTACCTGATTGAATGCGCAACTCGCGCGCCCGATCTCTTACAACATAAATTGATCACGACTCAAGTTGAACAATTGGTTTCTGTCACTTTACTTTCTACCCAAGGCCATAATTATATCGAAGACTCAGGCATGCGAAGGTCAACAATTCGTCCTCGTCACGTACGCAGAGTGCAAGAATATTTAGAAGCACACGCCCATGAACCTATCACTGTTGAGCAGCTAGCTCATATTGCAGGCGTCAGCTTACGCAGTTTATATGCTGGTTTTAAAGAGTTCTTAGATATCAGCCCAATGCAGTATCTACGTGATTTACGGATGGAACGTGTTCGAGCAGAGCTCCTTTCAGGGGAAGCAACTAGCGTCACTGGGGTAGCTTTACGTTGGGGATTTGCCCATATGGGTCGCTTTAGTGCAGATTACAAACAACGCTATGGTGAAACTCCAAGTCAGAGTATGAAAAAAGCCTAA
- a CDS encoding acyl-CoA thioesterase, giving the protein MSLLTFTKPHKIHFSECDPAGIVFYPQYFVMFNNLLERWVDELVPQGFAGYIMEQRFGLPTVHLEAEFKAISKMGDNVMLELHVQRIGRKSLTLHQRCVGVDGVLRMQVTQTYVTTSLETHQAIPIPDALYQALTAQQPV; this is encoded by the coding sequence ATGAGTTTACTGACATTTACTAAGCCACATAAAATTCATTTTTCGGAGTGTGACCCCGCAGGGATTGTGTTTTACCCCCAGTATTTCGTGATGTTTAACAATTTACTTGAACGTTGGGTTGATGAATTAGTCCCTCAAGGCTTTGCGGGTTACATCATGGAACAACGCTTTGGCTTGCCGACAGTACACCTAGAAGCGGAGTTCAAGGCCATTAGCAAAATGGGGGATAACGTGATGTTAGAGCTACATGTACAGCGTATTGGTCGCAAGTCTCTGACGTTACATCAACGCTGTGTCGGTGTTGATGGAGTACTGCGCATGCAAGTGACGCAAACTTATGTCACGACGTCATTAGAAACGCATCAAGCCATCCCCATTCCAGACGCCTTGTATCAGGCATTAACCGCTCAGCAACCAGTGTAA
- a CDS encoding fumarylacetoacetate hydrolase family protein, producing MRLITYRSDVTAAARLGAVVNQQVVDLALLAQEQELYLPDNMLDFIDLGPQGVRVGTELLNTYQGQFPAGTAWPVQNVKILAPIPRPRKNIFGIGLNYVEHVAESSRTLDTSKDLPKQPVIFSKPPTTVIGPGDAIEHNAKITQQLDWEVELAVIIGTRAKSVAAKDALNYVFGYSLMIDMSARDCRRAGQWIYSKGQDTYAPFGPCIVTADEVPDPHTLDLSLKVNGVTKQSSNTRHMLFNVNTLIEDISQGITLEPGDIIATGTPEGVGAGRTPQEWVWPGDVIEAYVENIGELRHPVVAV from the coding sequence ATGCGCTTAATAACTTATCGTTCTGATGTGACCGCGGCAGCCCGTTTAGGAGCAGTTGTTAATCAACAAGTAGTGGATTTAGCCCTTCTGGCACAAGAGCAAGAGCTGTACTTGCCTGATAATATGTTGGACTTTATCGATTTAGGCCCACAAGGTGTGCGTGTTGGTACAGAACTTCTGAATACATATCAAGGGCAATTCCCAGCAGGGACTGCGTGGCCTGTACAAAATGTGAAAATTTTGGCGCCGATACCTCGCCCACGTAAAAATATTTTTGGTATTGGCTTAAACTATGTTGAACACGTGGCGGAATCCAGCCGTACATTAGACACCTCAAAAGATCTTCCAAAACAACCCGTTATCTTTTCTAAGCCCCCAACCACAGTGATTGGGCCGGGAGATGCCATTGAACATAACGCCAAAATTACCCAACAATTAGACTGGGAAGTGGAGTTGGCGGTGATTATTGGCACTCGTGCGAAAAGTGTCGCGGCAAAAGATGCTCTTAATTATGTGTTTGGCTACAGCTTGATGATTGATATGAGTGCGCGTGATTGCCGCCGTGCTGGGCAATGGATTTATTCTAAAGGGCAAGATACCTATGCACCATTTGGGCCATGCATTGTCACTGCTGATGAGGTTCCAGATCCTCATACTTTAGATTTAAGCTTGAAGGTGAATGGTGTAACCAAACAATCCTCAAATACACGCCACATGCTATTTAATGTGAATACATTGATTGAAGATATTAGCCAAGGGATCACATTAGAACCAGGTGACATTATTGCAACAGGCACTCCTGAAGGGGTAGGGGCGGGAAGAACACCTCAAGAATGGGTCTGGCCGGGGGATGTGATTGAAGCATATGTTGAGAATATTGGTGAATTGCGCCATCCAGTTGTCGCCGTTTAA